The Rhodopirellula islandica genomic interval AAATTGCATTCGTTATCGGACGGCAATAGCAAACATTTCGCAGCCCAGGCGAACGCCCAAATGGCTCACATGGTTGTTTTCAATCATTCCTACCAACCTGCTTAGCGAGCTTGGGGCGGGACGATGTCGGCGAACGAGTCGATCTTGGCCTGCAACCTGGATCGAATGTCTTTTTGATCATCGGTCAAGGATTGCAGCGGCGACTGTTCGGTGCGATCCATCTCGACATCGAAGAACGATCCATCGCCATACAATTTGTAGCGTTGATTGCGAGCGAATTCGCGAGCCTTCTTGGGACGTCCGTTTCGTTCGTACCACATGAACATCGACTCACGGCCCTGGCCCTCGATGCCACGCAGCACCGGCAGGAAACTTTGGCCATCGAGGGACAGTTTCGCTGGGATCTCAGCCGCACCAGCATCACACATCGTCGGCAAAAAATCGCTGAAGTCGATGATTTGCGATGTCACGCGTCCCGGCTGAATCACGCCCGGCCACTTGGCAATGCAGGTCACGTGGTTGCCCGCGTCGACCATCTCGCCTTTGGCACCGACGACCTCACCAAACCGAGTCTGAGTGACGATCGGTTTGTCGGTGCCGTTGTCTCCAGTGAAGATCAACACCGTGTTTTCGCGAATGCCGAGTTCACCCAGTTTTTGATCGATCCGGCCGACGATCGTGTCCACGTAAGCCACCATGTCGCCGAAGTATTTCGGTTGGCCTTTGTAGGTCTTGGAGCCGTGTGAAGAGAGGTCCCAATCATCTGATTCAGGCGTGGGGCAAAACGGGCAGTGCACCAAAGCCATGGGGTAGTAAGCCAGAAACGGCTGGTCGCGATTTGTTTCCATGAAATCGCAGAGGAAGTCGGCGAACAAGTCGGAAGAAAACTCGCCTTCGTTGTGATTCTCTTCCGTTCCATTTCGTTCGAGTCGCGGGTTGGGATAGCGCGTGTCCCGTTTTTGGTTGTCCACTCGTCCGCGAGTGTGCTGCCACAACAGTGACTCTTCGAACCCAAAGTGCTGGGGGGAATCCAGTTCGTTTCCCAGTTGCCACTTGCCCGCGATGCAGGTTCGATAACCGGCGGACTTCAACAGGTGAGCAAACGTGGTTTGTTTTCGGTCGAGCGTTCCAAACTTCACGTAGTTTCGCTTGTTGGT includes:
- a CDS encoding sulfatase-like hydrolase/transferase; this encodes MSPNTDLRNRMLKRTPWSTLAVWACSLVFTTGTTSAEEPRPPRSSDRPNIVLIMADDMGFECIGANGSLDYQTPNIDRIASQGLRFEHCYSQPICTPSRVKLMTGMTNKRNYVKFGTLDRKQTTFAHLLKSAGYRTCIAGKWQLGNELDSPQHFGFEESLLWQHTRGRVDNQKRDTRYPNPRLERNGTEENHNEGEFSSDLFADFLCDFMETNRDQPFLAYYPMALVHCPFCPTPESDDWDLSSHGSKTYKGQPKYFGDMVAYVDTIVGRIDQKLGELGIRENTVLIFTGDNGTDKPIVTQTRFGEVVGAKGEMVDAGNHVTCIAKWPGVIQPGRVTSQIIDFSDFLPTMCDAGAAEIPAKLSLDGQSFLPVLRGIEGQGRESMFMWYERNGRPKKAREFARNQRYKLYGDGSFFDVEMDRTEQSPLQSLTDDQKDIRSRLQAKIDSFADIVPPQAR